GAGAACATTATAGCTTATATATGTAGCTTTTCGAAAAATTTCCATTTGGATAAATGTCAGGGTGATGAAAGAAAAGATTTACAACTTGATACTTACAAAATAAAAAGGGATAACATGTTCACAAGTGTTTGTAAAGCAAACTAAAAGCAGCTAAACATTTGCCCCATACTTACAAGGATGTGAACAACTTGTATGTACTGCTGATTTTTAAGCCTCCACCTCGAATCTCGCTATGTAAATTGAAGAGACTCTGATCTAAAAGAGCAAATCGGAATAGGCATCGAGACCGTGGCTGCTAAGATTCTGCTTTAGCTTGTATAGTGCCCGGCTCTCTAGCTGTCGAACTCGTTCCTTTGACAGTCCAAAAACAGCGCCTATTTCGGAGAGTGAATTCCGTTTACCATCTCCAATGCCAAATCTAAGTCGGATTATTTTCCTCTCCTTTGGACTCAGGACATTTAAGAGGCCACGTATGTGTCGCCTCATAAGTTGCTTTGAAACACTCAGTTCTGGTGCTTCCACTGCATTGTCAGCAGTAATTTCCTGGATTGGAAAAAATGATACCCTATCTTCAGAAAATGTCAAAACAACATAGGAAAATTTCCAGTTAGACGCTCATAGAAGTGCAAgttctaccctccctagaccccacttgtggggttacactgggtatgtgttattgttgttgttgtacgcTCATAGAAGTCCATTATTTGAGACGGTATACCTAATTCTTGCATACACGTCCATATTACTGTCTGGAGAGATTTAACACATAAGCAGACATCCCAACGGAACATAGTCAAAATCCCCAAGAAATTTTAGAGAAAAGTGTCCAAAAAATGGGTTGCTAAAAGCAAAGAAAGTCATAAACATGGAAAACACTTGCTAATTCTTATACAgaaaggggttgtttggttgctggttaggaagtgaattattcatgtattaagaCAATCATAacttgtaccatgtttggtagcagTTTAGTTGTTATGTATAATATTTAGCACACAAGGACGGTGTTTGATTACCAGTTTACACTCCCGTATAACTAAAACATGTACTATAAGTTATGAgtcaatttatgtattattttatgcatagaagatggaataactaatacaagaattagtaatacatgaataactaaaccctgcataaTTAAACTCTGCATAACTAATACCTGGAACTCTAactagcaaccaaacgaccccaaTGTATCTTGCTTTTTGTGATTTTCATATGAATTAGAGAAAAATATTGGTATTTTCTTGTATTGTACATAGTGATTTACTTAACAAGTTCGTCAAAAGCATGAAATAGCACAACGAAAGATTACCTGGAAAGTAGTATCTTGATCGGACCATACTGACTGTTGCATTGAAAGCGGTGTTCTAACACTTGAAAGCAAACTCTGCAACCTTTCCACACTAATTCCAGCACATGAAGCAATGTCTTCTTTGGTCGGATGATGATTACCTTGCTGAATGCATAACTTTTTGGCGTCTTTTACCTTAGAGAGAAGCGCATACACATTTTCCTGCAAATTCCAGTTTGTGCAGGTCAGCTACCTAGGTATCCAGATATGGAAAAAGAACTTAGAAACCGTCAAAGGAAAGTTACAATTTGCTTCAATAAGAGGGCATTACGGGCAAACGGATTGTCCTAGAATGTTGAAATATGGCCTTCCTAACACTTTGCCTTATCCACCAGTACGCATAGGTGGGAAATCGGCAACCAGCTTGAGGCTTGAACTTCTCGACACTTTTCATAAGTCCCATGCTTCCCTCCTGCAACAACTCAGTCCATCAGAAGGTAAAGTAAATACTAAATGATAAACCTAAATATAATAAAATTCCATGTTCTTAATGTTAGAAGTGGTTAAGCAAGCTGCACAGAAACCCCTTCCCCCACCCCCCCTACCCCCGCCCCACCACCACCAGACCCCCAAAAAAAAGATCTTAGACATTTTATTGTAGAATCAAATGTGTAACCAGACACTTGGGGGTTTTTAACACTCGTATGATAACAACAATAACTACGCCTCAGTCCAAAGTAAGTTGGGATCAACTTTTTGAATCCTCAGTGACAATATTAACACATTTAAAATATTAcatagaataaaaataaaaagtactagaagtttttttaattttcaactgACGTATAAAACTCTGAAAGGCTAAACAGGTCCTAGAAAAGCATAGGACATAAAGTAAAAGCGCTAACATGATTACACTCAACTAATAGGTATCTTCTatatagattttttttctttcattttgcccTATTTTTCACTAAGCAAGCATGGATCCCAAGAAATTGTAGGTCGTTCGAGACAACTTCCTTCCAAGTGATTCTAGGCCTACCTCCCTATTTTAACACCTCCACTCGCTACGGTTTCACATCTAAGGACTAGTGCATCTAACCGTCAATGCAGTTAATGACCATATCATCTCAAGAACTATGAATGGTGAACAAACAACGTGTTTCCTATGTGCATGAATCACCATCTACCTGCAATAGATCCTGAAGGCTGAGACCACGTCCTTGATATTGCTTAGCAATATGAACCACCATTCGCAAATTGGCATTAATTAATTTCTCACGGCTACTCTTGCCAAAACGAAGTTGTGATTGCAATTCTCGAGAAGTGAGCCCTGCAGCTTCAGCCCACTCAATCAATGTTGGTTCACGAGCAAACTGAATCTGAAGCTGATTCTTCACTTCATGTAATTTCATGGAAATCTGAAACATGAGCGGATATTGAATTGACTCCTCTTTTCTTTGGGAAAAAACAATTTTGACGGGAATAGAAACAAGAAGGTCATAATACCTGTATCTTGACAATCAATTCAGCCTCCTCTTTGACGGTTAAAAGTTGTTTAGTTTCGGGACCCCATAGGAACATTCGAAGAGGATCATTTAGATCAATAGATTCGTTGACTTTTCTCCGTACATCCGGCCTGCCTGGACGATTTATCTCCGGAACTTGATGTGTTGGCTTTGGAGCTCCCCTTTTCCTAGACTGCCTCTCTATAAGACGCGTTGACCTCACTGTTCTTTGCTCTTTCAGTTTATCATCACTCAAATTTGTGGACAGGAAACTGAAAATCAATCAGACAGGAGATAAGTTATGAAGGTAACTGTGAAAATGAAAGCTAAGAGAttgtttggctaagcttataaACAGGTCAAATTAGCTTATATGCACTTTTTGGCTTATTTATGCGTTTGGTAACATCAAAAGTGCTTATAAGACAAAATCAGTCATAAGTTGCTCACCCTTAACTTATGGTTTTACAGCTTATAACcacttttggtttgaccaacCCTTTTACGATTTTACCCCTAATATCTTTTGTAATCTCCGAAATACTCTTCTGAAAAcataatttaacttttaattatCTCTCTAATCTATTTTCACCATTCGTCCTCTtttttatgaaaatatttttaaatttatacttTTTGTAAATAGCTATA
The nucleotide sequence above comes from Lycium barbarum isolate Lr01 chromosome 3, ASM1917538v2, whole genome shotgun sequence. Encoded proteins:
- the LOC132630026 gene encoding RNA polymerase sigma factor sigF, chloroplastic isoform X4, with translation MEVAGRNLLSSPPTFSQKTQLRNCSSSVINPEHQFENRLQLHPIKEEKTSLATIDRRLVEAASSAIEENDTVDSEQNINDLQLRLLRWPGLSYTFPSFHLKEKGPLSLDTKSLQSKEDKLKNFEPHNVVALAREALLASREAALLAEDSKLLETNFDDSNFPNFLSTNLSDDKLKEQRTVRSTRLIERQSRKRGAPKPTHQVPEINRPGRPDVRRKVNESIDLNDPLRMFLWGPETKQLLTVKEEAELIVKIQISMKLHEVKNQLQIQFAREPTLIEWAEAAGLTSRELQSQLRFGKSSREKLINANLRMVVHIAKQYQGRGLSLQDLLQEGSMGLMKSVEKFKPQAGCRFPTYAYWWIRQSVRKAIFQHSRTIRLPENVYALLSKVKDAKKLCIQQGNHHPTKEDIASCAGISVERLQSLLSSVRTPLSMQQSVWSDQDTTFQEITADNAVEAPELSVSKQLMRRHIRGLLNVLSPKERKIIRLRFGIGDGKRNSLSEIGAVFGLSKERVRQLESRALYKLKQNLSSHGLDAYSDLLF
- the LOC132630026 gene encoding RNA polymerase sigma factor sigF, chloroplastic isoform X3, giving the protein MEVAGRNLLSSPPTFSQKTQLRNCSSSVINPEHQFENRLQLHPIKEEKTSLVALIFLLKATIDRRLVEAASSAIEENDTVDSEQNINDLQLRLLRWPGLSYTFPSFHLKEKGPLSLDTKSLQSKEDKLKNFEPHNVVALAREALLASREAALLAEDSKLLETNFDDSNFPNFLSTNLSDDKLKEQRTVRSTRLIERQSRKRGAPKPTHQVPEINRPGRPDVRRKVNESIDLNDPLRMFLWGPETKQLLTVKEEAELIVKIQISMKLHEVKNQLQIQFAREPTLIEWAEAAGLTSRELQSQLRFGKSSREKLINANLRMVVHIAKQYQGRGLSLQDLLQEGSMGLMKSVEKFKPQAGCRFPTYAYWWIRQSVRKAIFQHSRTIRLPENVYALLSKVKDAKKLCIQQGNHHPTKEDIASCAGISVERLQSLLSSVRTPLSMQQSVWSDQDTTFQEITADNAVEAPELSVSKQLMRRHIRGLLNVLSPKERKIIRLRFGIGDGKRNSLSEIGAVFGLSKERVRQLESRALYKLKQNLSSHGLDAYSDLLF
- the LOC132630026 gene encoding RNA polymerase sigma factor sigF, chloroplastic isoform X2 yields the protein MEVAGRNLLSSPPTFSQKTQLRNCSSSVLMLHEHAAPALTSVPHAYLTRHVPASVINPEHQFENRLQLHPIKEEKTSLATIDRRLVEAASSAIEENDTVDSEQNINDLQLRLLRWPGLSYTFPSFHLKEKGPLSLDTKSLQSKEDKLKNFEPHNVVALAREALLASREAALLAEDSKLLETNFDDSNFPNFLSTNLSDDKLKEQRTVRSTRLIERQSRKRGAPKPTHQVPEINRPGRPDVRRKVNESIDLNDPLRMFLWGPETKQLLTVKEEAELIVKIQISMKLHEVKNQLQIQFAREPTLIEWAEAAGLTSRELQSQLRFGKSSREKLINANLRMVVHIAKQYQGRGLSLQDLLQEGSMGLMKSVEKFKPQAGCRFPTYAYWWIRQSVRKAIFQHSRTIRLPENVYALLSKVKDAKKLCIQQGNHHPTKEDIASCAGISVERLQSLLSSVRTPLSMQQSVWSDQDTTFQEITADNAVEAPELSVSKQLMRRHIRGLLNVLSPKERKIIRLRFGIGDGKRNSLSEIGAVFGLSKERVRQLESRALYKLKQNLSSHGLDAYSDLLF
- the LOC132630026 gene encoding RNA polymerase sigma factor sigF, chloroplastic isoform X1; protein product: MEVAGRNLLSSPPTFSQKTQLRNCSSSVLMLHEHAAPALTSVPHAYLTRHVPASVINPEHQFENRLQLHPIKEEKTSLVALIFLLKATIDRRLVEAASSAIEENDTVDSEQNINDLQLRLLRWPGLSYTFPSFHLKEKGPLSLDTKSLQSKEDKLKNFEPHNVVALAREALLASREAALLAEDSKLLETNFDDSNFPNFLSTNLSDDKLKEQRTVRSTRLIERQSRKRGAPKPTHQVPEINRPGRPDVRRKVNESIDLNDPLRMFLWGPETKQLLTVKEEAELIVKIQISMKLHEVKNQLQIQFAREPTLIEWAEAAGLTSRELQSQLRFGKSSREKLINANLRMVVHIAKQYQGRGLSLQDLLQEGSMGLMKSVEKFKPQAGCRFPTYAYWWIRQSVRKAIFQHSRTIRLPENVYALLSKVKDAKKLCIQQGNHHPTKEDIASCAGISVERLQSLLSSVRTPLSMQQSVWSDQDTTFQEITADNAVEAPELSVSKQLMRRHIRGLLNVLSPKERKIIRLRFGIGDGKRNSLSEIGAVFGLSKERVRQLESRALYKLKQNLSSHGLDAYSDLLF